Genomic segment of Citrus sinensis cultivar Valencia sweet orange chromosome 7, DVS_A1.0, whole genome shotgun sequence:
TGCCTCCACCACCTTGCTTGTATCCATTTTAATTCCATCTTTCGATACAACATAACCCAAAAAGACAAGGCTATTAGTGAAGAACCTGCATTTTTTCAAGTTGACATGAAGCTTTTGATTTCTCAAAATCTCGAAGACTTGGCGAAGATGCTCCAAGTGTTGTTTTTCATCTTGGCTGTACACAAGGATGTCATCAAAATACACAACAATAGATCTACCAATCAGAGGCTTAAAAATGTGGTTCATCAGCCGCATGAAAGTGCTTGGGGCATTTGATAGACCAAATGGCATAACCATCAATTCATAAAGTCCATCGCTCGTTTTGAAGGCCGTTTTCCATTCGTCACCAGgtcttattttgatttgatgatAGCCACTTCGAAGATCGATCTTAGAAAAAATTGTAGCACCATAGAGCTGGTCTAGAAGATTGTCAAGGTGTGGAATAGGGAAACGATAATTAATCGTTATCTTATTCACTGCTCTGCTGTCAACACACATATGCCAAGACCCATATTTCTTTGGTACCAATAAGGCAGGAACAACACAAggactttttctttctctcaccAACCCTTTCCTTATAAGCTCTTCAACTTGCCTCTGTAATTCTTCGTGATCCTTTGGATTCATTCGATAAGCCGCTTTATTTGGTAGTACAGAACCCGGAATAAGATCAATGCAATGTTGAATGTCCTTCATGGGAGGAAGGCCATGTGGTAATTCTTCTGGAACAACACCTGagaattcttcaagaaaatacTTCATAATCAAAGACGACTCATTActatcttcattttcctcaAACACCACCAGCACATAAACTTCACTGCCCATTTCCAATTCTTTTTTACAATCTGAAACAGtcaacaaattattttccaCTCCTCTGATAGGTTTAGAACTTTTCTCTACCTTTGAAGGACCCAAAATGACTTTACGTCCATCTTTAATGAAAGTATAAGTATTCCTATAACCATTATGAACAACCCTTCTTTCGTACTGCCAAGGACGACCCAAAACCAAATGACATGCATCCATAGGGACAACATCGCACCAAACTTcatctttatatttattcccaatagaaaatgaaataaagcaTCGTGTGTTTACCTCTAtctcatttccttttttaagCCAAGAAAGTTTATAAGGCTGAAGATGCTGCTCCGTTTTGAGCTTCAACTTCTTCACCATTTTTGTTGCTACCACATTCTCAAAACTGCCACTATCAATAATGACATTACATATCTTTCCATGACAAGTGCATCTGGTGTGAAAGATATTCTTTCTCAGCCAATCTTCTCCATCTTCACAAACAATACTCAAACTCTTTTGAATAACTAGAGAGTTTCCATTATCAACATATGTAACTTCTCCATCTTCAACATCCTTTTCGACAATAGGATTTTCATGATCTTCCGCATCCTCATCATCTTTTTCCTCTTCAACAAGGGCAACCACCCTACGATTAGGACACTCAGAAGCAATGCGCCCATAACCATGGCATTTAAAACATTGACGAGAACTAGCATTCGAACCACTTGCTCGTTGTTTAGATCCTTCCCGATATAATTCCTCGTAATTTTCTTTGCAGTAGAATTCGAACTAGAATTATGCTTAGAAACAGAGCCACTCCCTCGATTGACATCACGAATTGTGAACCGAATACCCCCACCACGAGCatctttttgttgtttttccaCCTTAAGAGCAAGTCTGCATACATCACTATAAGTCTAATATGGTTGGAGCTGGACCACATTACCaatctcaagttttaaatCACTCAGATAGCGTGCGATCGTGTGCTATTCCGCCTCCACCAAATCACACTTCATCATTAGGTTGTCGAACTCTGCTGTATAGTCTTCCACTGACAATTCCTTTTGCTTGAAGTTGTGGAACTTAAGGTAGATATCTTGCGTGTAGTTATCGGGCAAAACTTTTCTCTTAAgcacttttttcattttctcccAAGTAACAATTTTTCTCCGTCCCTCTCGTTCCCTTTGCTTCTTAAGATTTTCCCACCATAAAGAAGCAtactttttaagtttaatggCAATGAGTTTCACTTTGCGATCTTTAGGCACATCTCTGTATTAAAAAATGCGTTCAACAGTATTAAGCCAATCAACAAACTCTTCTGGTTGCATTCTTCCTTCAAATTCAGGAATTTCGACCTTGAAGTCGAAAGGCTGATAAGAATCGCGATGCCTATGAATTCGAGAACGAGAAGAAAATTCACTATTGGAGCTTTGTTCCTGATGGAAGGGATTATAATCTACCCCGTCATTGATTGAGCCTTCTTCTTCCAAACTACCATTAGGAGCAGCTTCTTGAGTTCCTTCAAGGTGTTGTAATTGTTGCTGAAGCTATTCTACTTGTCTTTTAAGATCATCCCTTTCTATATCACCCAAGTCCCTCTCACGAACAGGAGGCTCTGCAACTCTTGCATTACGCCAATGTCGTTGAGCCATAAATTTTGAGAACCCAAAGCTCTGATACAAATTTGACACCGGACATAGATGTCATTAAAGAGAGAGGAGCAAGTGAAGGCATCTATCTCTAATAGAATCAAATAGTTTGCTTTGGCCATAGAGGTAAGTAACTTCCACAGGGTGCACCACATGAAAGTTGCTCGTAATTAATATAGTTTGATTACTCTCGGAGTTAAATTATTACTTATAAATTCAGACATACCTTAGATTATGTTTCCATTTTCGTGCAACCTTTTTATGGTATATTTTGTGCGCATAAATTCATCACTTAATAAAGTAACTTATGAAGCTGAATTTCCATTCAGTTTCATAACAGAAACTGATTGAAGTAACACTTTAGAAACTTTATTTATGGAGCTTCTATCACTTTCAACTTTGCATTTCAATTATCACGGCTGAGGATGGTGATTGTCGTTCATCAAACAACAAGTGGCTGATGCCACGTGTTCTCTTCTTCAAAGGCACCGTGCGAAATATCGTTTCTTGCAAGCTTTTCTCTACTAATGGAGTATATATGGTAGTCTCTAAATATTCCTATAATCAATTTGTGAGACTGGTTGGTATCTCAATCGCAGTCTGCCACTGAATTAAAGTGAACAAAGAAAACGAGGTATTTAAAGCAATCCTTCTTCAGTGCATTCTATCTTATAATCTTTTGGCTGCTGACTTTGTGTAAAGAAAACTTGAATTCAACAGTAGGCATTCTAACACCAAATGATTTGACAAATTTGATATATGTTATTGCCTATAACCACATCTGTTTACATTGGTCACCGTCGGTCCCCGTATCTTTATTCAGATTTGTTTGGTGGGGAAACTAATTGAATTTGGATCGATAGAACCTGATGCCGAGAGGAAGAATGAAGCCTTTCAACGAACAATGGCTTTGGTTGGCAATGAGTTTCGGGATGTGAGTTTCTTTGGTATGAAATAGCAACcttaattgttttggtaactTTGGTTTTTTAGTAGTTATATCTACCTAATAAGTAAACTGTACAAgtaatttctttcactttgCAGTTTGttaatttcagatttttattatttgcataAGCTTCTATATTTCAGTTCTTTATTGCATTGAGAGTTGGccctaaatttttctttcttctacaTTTGCAAAGGTGGACTCTTTGGACTCATAAGTATGTCTATGACATTGGTGTTTGTTTTGTAACGGATGTGCATTATATCTTATTATGCTTGAGATTGTACAAAATGCTAAAGCATTTCATTGTTGGTATGGAGATGATCAGATTGCATATcccttattattaatttgtaagtCTCAGACCAACTAAAAGATTTTACTATGAACAATGCAGGCACAGACAGTTTATGGAGCTTTACATGATCTTCAGGTTAGGTGCGGTCATTTTTGACAATGTCAATGGCTCTTTTGACATTTTGAACAAAGTTTTATGCAAATTCAACTTCAGTTCCAGGGTAACAAAGGATCAACCAAGGAAAGATATACAATGGCCGATGCTGCTGAAATTGTACGGCAAGTGTACGGTCAGCCAAGGATACTGTTTGGCGAATGaagatgaggatgaggaagatgaagatgacGGTGAGGTAAGGAAAACGTTTCAGAGAAGGAAGATGATAAATCAGGGGATAACTGATTGTACGATGATCAAAGAGGTCAAATGATTTCATGTGAAAGCATTCTTGACACATGCTTTTGCGTATACTTTTGCGTACATTCTTGAAATTGTAATATACGCATGCTGTTTGCGTGGTACTTTTGGGAAGCAAATGCACAAATATATAGCTTTAGGCAAAAATAACTTTCTAATATAGGTACTTTGTTTTCCCCTTGGTTGATGTCAGGATATAATTTCAATGAATTTTACAATGAAGCTACattttttgggtattttgTGGTATAGTTTCCAGAGTATTTTGTTGGCTATGTTGTACTCATTGTATGATTCCCgtgttagattaattttatattaatctaatatatttagggccacacatgaaataaataaaatgtgtgtgctattatttaataagccAAGAATTAAGTGATCTATttgaagttaattaaatggttAAGGGTATAATTGTTGTGGATTAAATGCATAGATACCAGAATTCAATCATCACTTTAATGAGGGGCTGAAGAgataattatcataaataacGTGACTGTTGGGTTTTCTAAAGAAAACCAACAGTCAcgatatttatataaaaagggGTTATGGTCCCCAATCTCTCATCATCCTTTGAAATTCTCTAATCCTCTCAGAGAGAATTCTAAACtcaagagaaaagagaagattgGAAGTCCATCTCCTACACTCAAGAACCACTATGAATCACCATGGATTCAGGTATGCTTCTGCTTTCGTATTTCTCAGTAATTTAATCTGGATGTTATGAAGATTTAGGGGATAACAAGCGGTATCAGAGCCCCATCCATGATTAGATTATTGAGTTATTAATTTCTGATTAATGGTTATAGTTGAATCAAACTGTTAATGCATGATTCGATTATCgagaataattaaaattggttTTGATGGACTCATGACGAAACGAAACTGGTAGATTGAACACGTGAAATCAtggattcaatttcaaaatcatgctTTGATTCTCAGTTACGGTggccattatttttaatgtttcgatttcattttttttagttgaattgaaatttgattttagttgGAATGGCCATGCTTTATGATCTGGATTGGTTATGTTTTCAATAATTCGCTTTAAGTATGTAGTGGCTTTACTTCCAtggtttcaattttaatgatattatttcattaatatcattttgcttggatttttgtaattgttatGATTAGCCACAGTTtcagttttattaattatttcggttttggttttataatctttaaattaaaatgatttataacATAAGTTAATTATTGGTCTAACATTGATGATATGCTAATTAAAGCAAGAAGTCACCATAGTGATATCTCTTGTGTAGATTAGTTTATTTGGGGTGTTAgatgtttgtgtttgtgtaaTTCCTGCGGATGTTAATCAACCCAAAGGAAGGTTAATATTTGGCCTTATTGCACACACAGTTGTGATGGTAAATTTGTGACGATTATTAAGATAACTTAATGTGAGTAATGTACTAATCCAAAGATAGGTTCATTACTTGACATAatttattgtcaaaatttgatcattgCAACAAGAGTACCATTTACAGTTAGTATTATAGTCCAAAGACTTGTTACTAATGTTGTGCTAGGTATCTtgaattgttataatttgcttttaaatttttaaagattattaattGAGTTGTTTAATGTTGTgagcattatttatttatttattttttgttctctaTTCAGCTTTTCTGTCTGCTACTTCTATATCTGCAAATATGAATAGTGTCCCGGTTCTAAATGGGACTAATTTTAAGGACTGGAAAGAGAATATGATGATTCTCTTAGGCTGCATGGATCTAGACTTATCATTCAAACACCCTAAGCCGG
This window contains:
- the LOC127898849 gene encoding uncharacterized protein LOC127898849, whose translation is MAQRHWRNARVAEPPVRERDLGDIERDDLKRQEQSSNSEFSSRSRIHRHRDSYQPFDFKVEIPEFEGRMQPEEDVPKDRKVKLIAIKLKKYASLWWENLKKQREREGRRKIVTWEKMKKVLKRKVLPDNYTQDIYLKFHNFKQKELSVEDYTAEFDNLMMKLALKVEKQQKDARGGENYEELYREGSKQRASGSNASSRQCFKCHGYGRIASECPNRRVVALVEEEKDDEDAEDHENPIVEKDVEDGEVTYVDNGNSLVIQKSLSIVCEDGEDWLRKNIFHTRCTCHGKICNVIIDSGSFENVVATKMVKKLKLKTEQHLQPYKLSWLKKGNEIEVNTRCFISFSIGNKYKDEVWCDVVPMDACHLVLGRPWQYERRVVHNGYRNTYTFIKDGRKVILGPSKVEKSSKPIRGVENNLLTVSDCKKELEMGSEVYVLVVFEENEDSNESSLIMKYFLEEFSGVVPEELPHGLPPMKDIQHCIDLIPGSVLPNKAAYRMNPKDHEELQRQVEELIRKGLVRERKSPCVVPALLVPKKYGSWHMCVDSRAVNKITINYRFPIPHLDNLLDQLYGATIFSKIDLRSGYHQIKIRPGDEWKTAFKTSDGLYELMVMPFGLSNAPSTFMRLMNHIFKPLIGRSIVVYFDDILVYSQDEKQHLEHLRQVFEILRNQKLHVNLKKCRFFTNSLVFLGYVVSKDGIKMDTRFSTIVAPVTECLKREGFKWTKEAQESFEIIKRKVTKTPILSLSDFGKVFEVECDASNTGIGAVLSQERKPVAFFSEKLNDSRKKYSTYDEELIWRECENGSYEQYQLHDGFLFKGNRLCIPQCSLRESIIMEAHGNTVGGHFGRDKTLACLQGNFYWPKMDKDVVHHVQRCITCHIAKAHGQSTSLCNLLPVPEAPWENVSLDFVVGLPRTQRNKDFVMVVVD